In one Zobellia galactanivorans genomic region, the following are encoded:
- a CDS encoding EboA domain-containing protein: MKFTKLDQGLRSLLNSNLDPETKSWLHSKLELIVGSSSAKELYMTYSLLASKIDANKALQLGSDTDEVTAYLRTQNASTLEIARIYLLIEVLKADAAFFTPKVANLIQVADTGELETFLKYLMLLPDAENYKQTAVEALRTNIATIFEAISMQNPYPAKYFNDQQWNQMYLKAAFMQLDLSNILSIDERANKDLARIISDYAHERWAASREIEPLFWRPVAAFLDDNLLKDMQGLFTSDNPVENKVAALCCYNSEVPKAKELLAHYPQLQSEVANEKITWNNIKA, translated from the coding sequence ATGAAATTTACCAAATTAGACCAAGGACTAAGGTCTTTGCTGAATAGCAATCTAGACCCTGAAACGAAATCATGGTTACATTCAAAGTTAGAGTTAATTGTAGGTTCGAGTTCCGCTAAGGAACTTTATATGACCTATAGTTTATTGGCCAGTAAAATAGATGCGAACAAAGCTTTGCAACTGGGCTCCGATACCGATGAAGTAACCGCGTATCTGCGAACACAAAATGCAAGCACCCTAGAGATAGCGAGAATCTATCTCTTGATAGAGGTGCTGAAAGCCGATGCTGCTTTTTTTACGCCAAAAGTGGCCAACCTGATTCAGGTGGCCGATACGGGCGAACTCGAGACGTTTTTAAAGTATTTGATGCTTTTGCCCGACGCCGAAAACTACAAGCAAACGGCAGTGGAGGCTTTGCGAACCAATATAGCTACGATTTTTGAGGCTATTAGCATGCAGAACCCCTATCCTGCAAAATACTTCAACGATCAGCAATGGAACCAAATGTACTTGAAAGCGGCTTTTATGCAATTGGATCTTTCCAATATTTTGAGTATTGATGAGCGTGCCAATAAAGATTTGGCCCGTATTATATCGGATTATGCCCATGAACGATGGGCGGCTTCCCGAGAAATCGAACCCTTGTTCTGGAGGCCTGTAGCGGCATTTTTAGACGACAATCTCCTAAAGGATATGCAAGGCCTGTTCACAAGTGACAATCCTGTAGAAAACAAGGTGGCGGCACTGTGTTGTTATAATTCCGAAGTGCCGAAGGCCAAAGAATTATTGGCACACTACCCTCAATTGCAGTCAGAAGTGGCGAATGAAAAAATTACCTGGAATAATATAAAAGCTTAA
- the miaE gene encoding tRNA-(ms[2]io[6]A)-hydroxylase — translation MLGLKLPTDPRWVNIVEKNIDEILTDHAYCEQKAASTAISLIIGFPEYTELVEEMIALSREEMAHFKMVHDRIIARGQVLGRDRKDEYVNKLTQFFPKGGSRTHQLVHRLLYAALIEARSCERFRLLSEELEDKELAEFYHKLMVSEAGHYTMFLKFARQYGDRAEVDQKWQALLDYEAEIMKDLGKKESIHG, via the coding sequence ATGCTAGGCCTAAAGCTACCGACCGACCCAAGATGGGTGAATATTGTTGAGAAAAATATCGATGAAATACTGACCGACCATGCCTATTGCGAACAAAAGGCAGCGAGCACGGCCATATCGTTGATCATAGGTTTTCCCGAATATACCGAATTGGTAGAAGAAATGATCGCACTTTCCCGCGAAGAGATGGCCCACTTTAAAATGGTACACGACCGCATTATTGCCCGTGGCCAGGTTTTGGGTCGCGACAGAAAGGACGAATATGTGAATAAATTGACGCAATTTTTCCCAAAAGGAGGTAGTCGTACCCATCAATTGGTACACCGGCTTTTATATGCCGCCTTGATAGAAGCCCGAAGTTGCGAACGTTTCAGGTTGCTTTCCGAAGAACTCGAAGACAAGGAACTGGCCGAGTTTTATCACAAATTAATGGTAAGCGAAGCCGGCCACTATACGATGTTCCTTAAATTTGCACGTCAATACGGTGACCGTGCCGAAGTTGACCAAAAATGGCAGGCCCTATTAGATTACGAAGCCGAGATTATGAAAGACCTCGGAAAAAAAGAAAGTATCCACGGTTAA
- a CDS encoding 3-dehydroquinate synthase, with amino-acid sequence MFKTIEQKFEVSYRYGLYFTENLFGTTNTLFRDIIKEYKNEPVKLLFVIDDGVALAHPQLVKSIETYCQNYQENLVHMKSMVVQGGEACKNDQGQVEDILKAVSEYAICRHSFVVVIGGGAVIDMTGYAAAIAHRGVKLIRIPTTVLSQDDSAVGVKNSVNAFGKKNFIGTFAPPYAIINDTDFLKTLEQRDWIAGISEALKVALIKDAVFFEYLEKNAHLLRDRNMEAMQYTIYRCAEMHMHHIAQGGDPFESGSSRPLDFGHWAAHKLEYMTNYALRHGEAVAKGIVLDVAYAHLIGLINEADLNRIVRVFQNIGFDLSFPLASAKEVDELLNGIEEFREHLGGVLTITLISDIGVKHDVHEIDREVMKKALDVVNEISKLKVE; translated from the coding sequence ATGTTTAAAACTATAGAGCAGAAGTTTGAGGTTTCCTATCGATATGGCCTCTATTTTACAGAAAACCTTTTTGGGACTACGAATACCCTGTTCAGGGATATTATAAAAGAATACAAAAACGAGCCCGTAAAACTGCTTTTTGTAATTGATGATGGCGTAGCGCTTGCCCATCCACAACTTGTAAAGAGCATAGAGACCTACTGCCAGAACTACCAAGAAAACTTGGTGCATATGAAAAGTATGGTGGTTCAAGGGGGCGAGGCGTGTAAGAACGATCAAGGTCAGGTCGAAGATATTCTAAAGGCCGTTAGTGAGTATGCCATTTGCCGCCATTCTTTTGTTGTGGTTATAGGTGGGGGTGCCGTTATTGATATGACGGGATATGCCGCTGCTATAGCGCATAGAGGGGTGAAATTGATTCGAATACCAACGACCGTGCTTTCCCAAGATGATTCTGCCGTGGGGGTAAAGAATAGCGTAAATGCCTTCGGAAAGAAGAATTTTATAGGAACCTTTGCGCCTCCTTATGCTATTATTAACGATACGGACTTCCTTAAGACTTTAGAGCAACGCGATTGGATCGCCGGTATTTCTGAAGCCTTAAAAGTGGCATTGATCAAAGATGCCGTCTTTTTTGAATACTTAGAGAAAAACGCACACCTCTTGCGCGATAGAAATATGGAAGCCATGCAATATACCATTTATAGGTGTGCCGAAATGCATATGCACCATATCGCCCAAGGAGGGGATCCTTTTGAAAGCGGATCGTCCCGACCTCTTGATTTCGGACATTGGGCGGCCCATAAATTGGAATATATGACCAATTACGCGCTTCGCCACGGTGAGGCCGTTGCAAAAGGTATTGTTTTGGATGTGGCTTATGCCCATTTGATCGGTCTGATAAACGAAGCCGACTTAAACCGCATTGTACGCGTCTTTCAGAACATTGGTTTCGACTTGAGTTTTCCGTTGGCTTCCGCGAAGGAGGTAGACGAACTGCTTAACGGAATTGAGGAATTTAGGGAACACTTGGGCGGTGTGCTTACGATTACCCTGATTTCGGATATCGGTGTAAAACACGACGTTCATGAAATTGACCGGGAGGTCATGAAAAAAGCATTGGACGTAGTAAACGAAATTTCTAAACTTAAAGTAGAGTAG
- the ppk1 gene encoding polyphosphate kinase 1, protein MIKTKTKYINREISWLRFNERVLQECEDENVPLIERLRFLGIFSNNLDEFFKVRYATVKRIFEAGKSGKSVLGGEKAKDLLEEITKFVIEQQRKSVEILKKIENELEEQDIFLLNENELTEKQGEFVRKYFIQKVSPQLMTIILNDLAEFPMLKDTAAYLAIKMVLKSDDRTKRTYEKKEKRYALIEIPKGIDRFVVLPKEGNKNYIIILDDVIRYCMDSVFPMFDYKSISSHMIKITRDAELDIDNDLSKSFIEKIYSSVEHRKISDPVRFVYDKNIETDTLDFLKDKMGIEDADSVIPGGRYHNKRDYMGFPSLGREDLMYEKIAPLPVKGLPLEGSLLEKIAEKDYLQYTPYHTFSYVLKFLREAALDPKVKTIKITVYRLANDSQVAACLSNAVKNGKQVTLQIELRARFDEQANIRYAEELQAEGVKLIFGVPGLKVHSKICMIEREENGLIKRYGFISTGNFNESTARIYTDYTLFTANEPILKELNKVFDFFETTYKINKYRHLIVSPHYTKSFFKKLIQKEINNAKEGKEAYIKIKMNSFTSYKMIDMLYKASNAGVKIQLIVRGICCLIPGIKGMSENIEAISIVDKFLEHPRLFIFCNDGDPRVFISSADFMTRNLENRVEVGCPIYDEDVKNELIDTFEISWNDNVKARVFNEAQDNAYRVNNKPKLRSQFAMYDYYRDKLGSDIPTTTE, encoded by the coding sequence ATGATTAAAACAAAAACGAAATATATAAATCGAGAAATCAGTTGGTTACGATTTAATGAAAGGGTGCTTCAAGAATGTGAGGATGAAAATGTGCCACTGATCGAACGACTTCGGTTTTTGGGTATTTTCTCTAACAACCTTGATGAGTTCTTCAAGGTACGCTACGCTACGGTAAAGCGAATTTTTGAGGCAGGAAAGTCGGGAAAGAGTGTTTTGGGAGGAGAAAAGGCCAAAGATTTGTTGGAAGAGATCACCAAATTCGTAATCGAACAGCAACGTAAGAGTGTTGAGATTCTTAAGAAGATAGAAAACGAACTGGAGGAACAGGATATCTTTTTGTTGAATGAAAATGAACTCACTGAGAAGCAAGGGGAGTTCGTTAGAAAGTACTTCATCCAAAAGGTGAGTCCTCAATTGATGACCATAATTCTCAACGACTTGGCTGAGTTTCCGATGTTGAAGGATACGGCGGCATACTTGGCCATTAAAATGGTGTTAAAGAGCGATGATCGTACCAAGCGAACCTATGAGAAGAAGGAGAAACGGTATGCGCTTATAGAAATTCCGAAGGGAATAGACCGTTTTGTGGTGCTTCCCAAAGAGGGCAATAAGAACTATATTATTATTCTAGACGATGTCATTCGGTATTGTATGGACAGCGTTTTTCCGATGTTCGATTATAAGTCCATATCATCTCACATGATCAAGATTACCAGAGATGCCGAGCTTGATATCGATAACGACTTGAGTAAAAGTTTTATAGAGAAGATATACTCAAGTGTAGAGCATAGGAAAATCAGTGATCCCGTACGTTTCGTCTACGATAAGAATATAGAGACCGATACCCTTGATTTTCTTAAGGATAAAATGGGAATCGAAGATGCCGATAGTGTTATACCTGGCGGTCGCTACCACAATAAAAGGGACTATATGGGCTTTCCTAGTTTGGGAAGGGAAGATCTTATGTACGAGAAAATAGCACCCTTACCCGTAAAAGGATTGCCTTTAGAAGGTAGTTTGCTTGAAAAGATAGCAGAGAAGGACTATCTGCAGTACACGCCCTACCACACCTTTTCCTATGTGCTTAAGTTTTTAAGGGAAGCGGCATTGGACCCTAAGGTAAAGACCATCAAGATTACCGTTTATCGCCTGGCCAACGATTCTCAAGTGGCGGCTTGCCTTTCCAACGCAGTGAAGAACGGAAAGCAGGTGACCTTGCAGATCGAGTTGCGCGCTCGCTTTGATGAACAAGCCAACATTAGGTATGCCGAAGAATTACAGGCAGAAGGTGTAAAACTGATTTTTGGTGTACCAGGCCTGAAAGTGCATAGTAAAATTTGTATGATCGAGCGGGAGGAAAACGGACTCATAAAGCGCTACGGTTTTATCAGTACCGGAAACTTCAACGAGTCTACGGCCCGTATCTATACCGATTATACCTTGTTTACGGCAAACGAACCTATTTTAAAGGAGTTGAACAAGGTTTTCGATTTCTTTGAAACAACATATAAGATCAATAAATACAGGCACTTGATCGTGTCTCCCCACTATACTAAAAGTTTCTTTAAAAAGTTGATTCAGAAAGAGATAAATAACGCAAAAGAGGGTAAAGAGGCGTATATCAAGATCAAGATGAACAGTTTTACGTCGTACAAGATGATCGATATGTTGTACAAGGCTAGTAATGCCGGTGTTAAAATTCAACTGATCGTACGGGGTATCTGTTGTCTGATACCGGGCATAAAGGGTATGAGCGAGAATATCGAGGCCATCAGTATAGTGGATAAGTTTTTAGAGCATCCGCGTTTGTTTATTTTCTGTAATGATGGGGATCCGAGGGTGTTTATTTCTTCGGCCGATTTTATGACGCGTAACCTAGAGAATAGGGTAGAGGTAGGGTGTCCTATCTATGATGAAGATGTAAAAAATGAGCTGATCGATACTTTTGAAATATCGTGGAACGATAATGTAAAGGCCAGGGTGTTCAATGAGGCCCAAGATAATGCCTATCGTGTGAACAATAAACCGAAACTAAGGTCGCAGTTCGCTATGTACGACTATTACAGGGATAAATTAGGTTCTGATATACCTACTACAACGGAGTAA
- a CDS encoding SixA phosphatase family protein: MKTLVLVRHGKSSWDYSVGDRDRPLQERGIRDALKVSSAFKPQAVKIDKVFSSPANRALHTCMIFMRQLGLPLAKVEVTDELYDFSGESVFDFVEKLDDALDSVLVFGHNHAFTYVANSLGNTYIDNVSTSGLVHLDFNVDFWKSVQKGTTKQTIFPKDLR; encoded by the coding sequence ATGAAAACATTGGTATTGGTCAGACACGGCAAATCTTCATGGGATTATTCAGTAGGCGATAGGGATCGCCCCTTACAGGAAAGAGGGATTAGAGACGCCCTTAAGGTGTCTTCCGCCTTTAAACCACAAGCCGTAAAAATCGATAAGGTTTTCTCAAGCCCCGCCAATAGGGCTTTGCATACTTGTATGATTTTTATGAGGCAATTGGGCCTGCCCTTGGCTAAAGTGGAGGTTACTGACGAGCTTTATGACTTTTCAGGTGAGTCGGTCTTTGATTTTGTCGAAAAGCTTGATGATGCCCTTGATTCCGTTTTGGTCTTCGGGCATAATCATGCCTTTACCTATGTTGCCAATTCTTTGGGAAATACCTATATTGACAACGTTTCTACTAGTGGACTGGTACACCTTGATTTTAATGTGGATTTTTGGAAATCGGTTCAAAAAGGAACAACTAAACAGACAATTTTTCCCAAAGACCTTAGATAG
- a CDS encoding TatD family hydrolase produces the protein MEDKMMIIDPHVHMSSRTTDDYEAMAAAGVVAIIEPSFWLGQPRTQVGSFQDYYSSLVGWEPFRASQFGIQHYCTIGLNSKEANNEALAEQVIELLPLYVHKQNVVAIGEIGYDDQTPAEDKYFRLQLEMAKELGMVVQVHTPHRDKKAGTLKSMEVCLEHGLDPSKVVIDHNNEETVKDVLDRGFIAAFTIYPKTKMGNERMVEVVKKYGSDNIIVDSSADWGVSDPLAVPKTANLMLKRGIAREDVVKTCYQNALDIFGSNGKMKEEHWLNPKGINQAQLFNDNSVLRGQEPRIDSDQIT, from the coding sequence ATGGAAGATAAAATGATGATAATCGACCCGCATGTGCATATGTCATCGCGGACTACTGATGATTATGAAGCTATGGCCGCGGCCGGAGTAGTGGCTATAATAGAACCTTCGTTCTGGTTGGGCCAACCAAGAACACAAGTAGGCTCTTTTCAAGATTATTACAGTAGCCTGGTCGGTTGGGAGCCTTTTAGGGCAAGCCAATTTGGTATTCAACATTATTGCACCATAGGGCTGAATTCAAAAGAGGCCAATAACGAGGCCTTGGCAGAACAGGTCATAGAGCTTTTGCCCTTGTATGTACATAAGCAAAATGTGGTGGCTATTGGTGAAATCGGTTATGACGATCAAACCCCGGCAGAAGACAAGTATTTTCGCCTGCAATTGGAAATGGCCAAAGAACTGGGTATGGTCGTTCAGGTACATACGCCACACCGTGATAAAAAAGCCGGTACGTTAAAAAGTATGGAGGTTTGTTTGGAACATGGCCTTGATCCCTCTAAGGTGGTTATTGACCATAACAACGAAGAAACCGTAAAAGATGTGCTTGATAGAGGTTTTATCGCTGCGTTTACCATTTACCCCAAAACCAAAATGGGCAATGAACGCATGGTAGAGGTGGTTAAAAAATATGGCAGTGACAATATTATTGTCGATAGCTCTGCAGATTGGGGCGTTAGTGATCCTTTGGCCGTACCGAAGACCGCTAACCTTATGTTGAAAAGAGGTATAGCCCGTGAGGACGTGGTAAAGACTTGCTACCAAAATGCCTTGGATATCTTTGGTTCCAATGGTAAAATGAAGGAAGAGCATTGGTTGAACCCTAAGGGAATCAATCAGGCCCAGCTTTTTAATGATAATAGCGTTTTGAGGGGGCAAGAACCTCGAATAGATTCAGACCAGATTACATAA
- the eboE gene encoding metabolite traffic protein EboE, with product MRIDNNFQLTYCTNIHPGFDWKTTFDSLKEHVPQIRGKVSPDKPFGLGLRLSNKASEELDMDGNLEEFKQWMAENQVYVFTMNGFPYGNFHNERVKDDVHAPDWTTPERLTYTKRMFDQLAALLPDGISGGISTSPVSYKYWHATEDAVKSAFETGAKNMIEVAMHLNEIERQTGKYLHLDIEPEPDGMLENSDEVLGFFADYLLPIGTSVIVEKLGVDVETAEKMIRRHLTVCYDICHFSLAFEEPTDTFEKFAEAGIVIGKIQVSAALKILSNPSGNDEIWKALTLFDEPTYLHQVTEKIGGKVVTYNDLPIVLKDKKEFQELRAHFHVPIFLERFGALDSTQDHILKVMEYVKKHPVSEHLEIETYTWDVLPAALKKDLSESIIREIDWFVEKF from the coding sequence TTGCGCATAGATAATAATTTTCAACTTACGTATTGTACCAATATCCATCCCGGATTCGATTGGAAGACCACTTTTGATAGTCTTAAAGAACACGTTCCACAGATAAGGGGCAAAGTGTCTCCCGATAAGCCTTTTGGCTTGGGCTTACGGTTGTCTAATAAGGCGAGTGAGGAGCTCGATATGGATGGAAACCTAGAGGAGTTTAAGCAATGGATGGCCGAAAACCAGGTATATGTTTTTACCATGAACGGTTTTCCTTATGGGAACTTTCATAACGAGCGGGTCAAAGACGATGTTCATGCGCCCGATTGGACGACACCGGAACGCCTCACCTATACCAAACGAATGTTCGATCAGTTGGCGGCCTTGCTTCCTGATGGTATTTCTGGGGGAATTTCCACTTCTCCCGTTAGTTATAAATATTGGCATGCTACGGAAGACGCTGTGAAATCGGCTTTTGAAACCGGGGCGAAAAATATGATAGAGGTGGCCATGCATCTCAATGAAATAGAGCGGCAGACCGGAAAATATTTGCATCTTGATATAGAACCTGAGCCCGACGGAATGTTGGAGAACAGTGACGAGGTGCTAGGCTTTTTTGCAGATTATCTTTTGCCTATCGGTACATCGGTAATTGTCGAAAAGCTCGGGGTCGATGTGGAAACGGCCGAAAAAATGATACGTCGTCACCTAACCGTATGCTACGATATCTGTCATTTTTCATTGGCTTTTGAGGAGCCGACCGATACCTTTGAAAAATTCGCTGAAGCGGGAATAGTTATCGGGAAAATACAGGTAAGTGCCGCTTTGAAGATTCTGTCGAACCCTTCGGGGAACGATGAAATATGGAAGGCTTTGACGCTTTTTGATGAGCCTACCTATCTCCATCAGGTTACCGAGAAAATTGGGGGAAAGGTGGTGACCTATAACGACCTACCTATTGTTCTTAAGGATAAAAAGGAATTTCAAGAATTGCGGGCGCATTTTCATGTGCCTATATTTTTAGAACGTTTTGGTGCGTTGGATTCGACCCAAGACCATATTCTAAAGGTGATGGAGTATGTAAAGAAGCATCCCGTTTCAGAACATTTGGAAATAGAGACCTATACTTGGGATGTGCTTCCGGCAGCTTTAAAAAAAGACCTTTCAGAGTCTATCATTAGGGAAATCGATTGGTTTGTAGAAAAGTTTTAG
- a CDS encoding transmembrane 220 family protein yields the protein MRYFFKLLGFVFTALFLWSAYVQNNDPDAFLWYGIYGLAAIASLLFAMDRLKFSVAAVLGMLYLIGAIVSWPEKFEGFTIGEGNIENIERGREACGLLIVALVMFTYMWRERYVKRRLKV from the coding sequence ATGAGGTATTTTTTTAAACTACTGGGCTTTGTGTTTACGGCCTTGTTTCTATGGTCGGCCTATGTTCAGAATAACGACCCCGATGCCTTTTTATGGTATGGTATTTATGGCCTTGCCGCGATAGCTTCGCTATTGTTCGCTATGGATAGGTTGAAATTTTCCGTGGCGGCTGTCTTGGGAATGCTTTATTTGATAGGAGCCATTGTTTCTTGGCCCGAAAAATTTGAAGGTTTTACCATTGGTGAAGGTAATATCGAAAATATTGAAAGAGGCCGGGAAGCTTGTGGTCTACTGATTGTGGCCTTGGTTATGTTCACTTATATGTGGCGTGAACGGTATGTAAAAAGACGATTAAAGGTCTAG
- a CDS encoding alkaline phosphatase family protein, translating into MKKTLVINVVGLTQRLIGEHTPFIESFLKKGKSAYISPVLPAVTCSVQSTYLTGKTPSEHGVVGNGWYFKEECEVKFWRQSNKLVQSEKLWDELKREDEHFTCANHFWWYNMYSNVDYSLTPRPNYLADGRKIPDVYSYPPELRDTLQEELGTFPLFQFWGPKTSIKSSKWIADAAIRTDEMHNPTLSLVYLPHLDYNLQRHGLDFTKIKKDLKEIDGVVEQLVTHFQQRNARIVLLSEYGITDVSNPIHLNRILRSKGYIAIREERGLELLDAGQSKAFAVADHQIAHVYLNDPSVKLEVKALLESVSGVEMVLTGEELQKVNLQHERCGDLVVVADADSWFTYYFWLDDAKAPDYARMVDIHKKPGYDPVEMLTDPKDKLVMAKVIGKLLKKKLGFRTVMNIIPLDATLVKGSHGRIPEDKADFPILVTDQINATFDDAIEATDVYQILKNHVTEDI; encoded by the coding sequence ATGAAAAAAACGCTAGTGATCAATGTTGTGGGTCTTACCCAACGTCTTATCGGGGAGCATACCCCCTTTATTGAGTCTTTTTTAAAAAAAGGCAAGTCGGCCTATATCAGTCCTGTTTTACCAGCGGTAACTTGTTCGGTCCAGTCTACCTATCTGACCGGGAAAACCCCGTCTGAACACGGTGTAGTGGGGAATGGCTGGTATTTTAAAGAGGAATGCGAGGTGAAATTCTGGCGTCAATCGAATAAATTGGTGCAGAGCGAAAAGCTTTGGGACGAGTTAAAAAGGGAAGATGAACATTTTACCTGTGCCAACCATTTCTGGTGGTATAATATGTACTCTAATGTAGATTATAGTTTAACGCCACGGCCCAATTACTTGGCGGATGGGCGAAAGATTCCCGATGTGTATTCGTATCCCCCTGAACTGAGGGATACCTTGCAGGAAGAGTTGGGTACCTTCCCTTTATTCCAATTTTGGGGGCCGAAAACTTCCATTAAATCGAGTAAATGGATTGCCGATGCAGCCATACGTACCGATGAGATGCATAACCCGACCCTGTCATTGGTTTACCTTCCACATTTAGATTACAATTTGCAACGTCACGGCCTTGATTTTACCAAGATCAAAAAGGACCTTAAGGAAATAGATGGGGTGGTGGAGCAGTTGGTGACGCATTTTCAACAGCGCAATGCACGTATTGTATTGCTATCTGAATATGGTATTACCGATGTGAGCAATCCTATTCATTTGAACAGGATCCTGCGTTCCAAAGGCTATATCGCCATACGGGAAGAACGCGGATTGGAGTTGTTGGATGCCGGGCAGAGCAAGGCCTTTGCGGTAGCGGACCACCAAATAGCCCATGTTTATTTGAACGACCCTTCGGTAAAGTTGGAAGTTAAGGCTTTGTTGGAGTCGGTTTCGGGGGTAGAAATGGTATTGACAGGGGAAGAATTGCAAAAGGTCAATTTACAACATGAACGTTGTGGAGACCTTGTGGTTGTGGCCGATGCGGACTCATGGTTTACCTACTATTTTTGGTTAGATGATGCTAAGGCTCCCGACTATGCGCGTATGGTGGATATTCATAAAAAACCGGGTTATGATCCAGTGGAAATGTTGACGGACCCTAAGGATAAATTGGTGATGGCCAAGGTTATCGGTAAATTATTGAAGAAGAAATTGGGATTCAGGACGGTAATGAACATTATACCCTTGGATGCCACCTTGGTAAAGGGGTCGCATGGTAGGATTCCGGAAGATAAGGCTGATTTTCCTATTTTGGTTACCGATCAGATCAACGCTACTTTCGACGATGCTATTGAAGCGACCGATGTATACCAGATCTTAAAAAACCATGTAACCGAAGATATATGA
- the eboC gene encoding UbiA-like protein EboC (EboC, a homolog the polyprenyltransferase UbiA, belongs to system of proteins involved in the trafficking of precursor metabolites to an extracytoplasmic compartment so that the biosynthesis of certain natural products, such as scytonemin, can be completed.), with product MNRTFLGYARLARPANLPTAAADILAGVAIGGVFVGGVQSDFIGSSVFLNVVYLVFSSVFLYAGGVILNDVFDFKLDKVERPERPIPSGVVPLRSAAIYGGLTLTIGVGLAFLVSQLSGIVALALALAILLYDAVAKRYDFFGPLSMGLCRGVNLLLGMSVLGNFDYWFMALIPIVYIFAITLISRGEVHGKNKNHIVLAGVLYATVVLAVASIAFLYTDARIFPLLFLVLFAFTVFRPLIKAYTVNSPENIKKAVMAGVIALILLDSSIAVAFSDWWYGLCILALLPVSMGLSKLFAVT from the coding sequence ATGAATCGCACGTTTCTTGGCTATGCTCGCTTGGCAAGACCAGCTAATTTGCCTACGGCCGCGGCCGATATATTGGCCGGTGTGGCTATTGGGGGTGTTTTTGTAGGGGGTGTTCAAAGCGATTTTATAGGGTCTAGTGTTTTCCTGAATGTCGTGTATTTGGTATTCTCGTCCGTCTTTCTTTATGCCGGAGGGGTAATCCTTAACGATGTTTTTGATTTTAAACTCGATAAGGTCGAACGGCCCGAACGGCCTATACCTAGTGGTGTAGTGCCATTGCGTTCGGCCGCCATATATGGAGGGCTTACTTTGACCATCGGCGTAGGACTGGCCTTTTTGGTTTCCCAGCTGTCGGGTATCGTAGCCTTGGCACTGGCTTTGGCCATTTTGCTATACGATGCGGTCGCTAAAAGATATGATTTCTTCGGGCCCTTGAGTATGGGGCTATGCAGGGGGGTAAACTTGCTGTTGGGTATGTCCGTTCTGGGCAACTTCGATTATTGGTTTATGGCCCTCATCCCTATCGTTTATATATTTGCCATTACCCTCATAAGTAGGGGGGAAGTACACGGAAAAAACAAAAACCATATCGTATTGGCAGGCGTGCTTTATGCTACGGTTGTTTTGGCTGTGGCATCCATAGCCTTTTTGTATACGGATGCCCGTATATTTCCGTTATTGTTTTTGGTATTGTTTGCGTTCACGGTTTTTAGGCCTTTGATAAAGGCATATACCGTTAACTCTCCCGAGAATATCAAAAAAGCCGTTATGGCGGGAGTCATAGCGCTAATTTTACTCGATTCATCTATCGCCGTTGCATTTTCCGATTGGTGGTACGGATTGTGCATATTGGCATTACTGCCCGTTTCAATGGGCTTGTCTAAATTATTTGCCGTTACCTAA